Proteins encoded in a region of the Solanum dulcamara chromosome 9, daSolDulc1.2, whole genome shotgun sequence genome:
- the LOC129902987 gene encoding pathogenesis-related thaumatin-like protein 3.5 encodes MAPYLVLLQRVLLSLFLLSGVKFSESARIFTIINNCKETIWPGVFPGDNFNGGGFTLKSGQSMVFTAPVSFSGRIWGRTGCNFDKNGNGSCLTGDCGPSVKCSGTGKTPASLAEFTLANLDFYDVSLVDGFNVPISVTPLNGKGNCSVAGCNGDLRQHCPSELAVKNNGRVIGCRSACDVFNTDEYCCRGNYGNPSTCQPTFYSKKFKEDCPTAYSYAYDDPTSIFTCSGTDYVVAFCSSRKKPVCTYHDHKLVCSGSNGLTSSISNWWIVILGLTLIANFKMIIF; translated from the exons GCGTAAAATTCTCCGAATCTGCAAGAATTTTCACCATAATAAACAACTGCAAAGAGACAATTTGGCCGGGCGTCTTCCCAGGCGACAACTTCAATGGCGGCGGATTTACTCTAAAATCTGGCCAATCCATGGTTTTCACAGCACCAGTTAGTTTTTCAGGCAGAATTTGGGGAAGAACAGGTTGCAATTTTGACAAAAATGGCAACGGCTCATGTTTAACTGGTGATTGTGGACCATCTGTCAAGTGTTCAGGCACAGGAAAAACTCCTGCTTCTCTTGCCGAATTTACCCTTGCTAATCTCGATTTTTACGATGTTAGCCTTGTCGATGGATTTAACGTGCCTATAAGTGTTACCCCTCTAAATGGCAAAGGAAATTGTAGTGTTGCTGGTTGTAATGGAGATTTAAGACAACATTGCCCTTCTGAACTTGCAGTTAAGAATAATGGGAGAGTTATTGGATGCAGGAGTGCTTGTGATGTGTTCAATACGGATGAgtattgttgtaggggtaattatGGAAATCCATCGACTTGTCAACCTACTTTTTATTCTAAGAAATTCAAAGAAGATTGTCCAACTGCTTATAGTTATGCCTATGATGATCCAACTAGCATTTTTACATGCTCAGGGACTGATTATGTTGTTGCTTTTTGCTCCTCAAG GAAGAAACCAGTATGCACATACCATGATCACAAGCTCGTTTGCAGTGGATCAAACGGTTTAACATCATCGATAAGCAATTGGTGGATAGTAATTCTTGGATTAACCCTCATAGCCAATTTTAAGATGATCATCttttaa